Below is a window of Aeromonas veronii DNA.
CCAGCAATTCGCCGCTGGCCAGTTTGGGCACCCACTGCTCGGCGACCTCCCTGGGCAACCAGCAGCCCAGCATCCAGCTCACCATGTTGTGGATAGTCAGATAGGCCGTGGTCGAGGTACAGCCCATGGCGAGGCGCTCGAAAATGAGGCTCGCATCGAGGCGAGGCAGCCCCAATCCGCCAAACTGCTCCGGGGTATAGAGACCACAAAAACCTAGCCCGGCCGCCTGCTTGATGGTCGGAATGGGAAACTCGTGTTCTTTATCCCAGCGCGCAGCATGGGGTTTGAGCGCATCGTCGGCAAAGGCGGCGGCCGCCTCCAGATACGCCTGTTGATCATCGGTCAGGGTAAAATCCATCTTGTCGTTCGCTCCCTTGTTGCCCCGCGCTTATTTTCCTGAGTTAGTGCTTTATGACGCGGCGCCCAAACACTGCTCATTCAGATCTGCCACTATGGCGCTGTTGTCGGTGGTAGCTGCTGACGCTCTCACTACCACCGCTTTATCGACACACAACAGATTAACAATTGATTTACGTTTACGCTAACGTAAACTTGTGGCAGAAGTGAAGTACAAAAATGGACCGACCACTGCCAGCCGTAACGCCGAGTCAGCCGGTCGAACCCACCTTCCTACCCGACTGTCATATCCGCAAGGAGAGCATGGATGCAGATGGATGAGACCCTGAATGCCCTGACCGAGCAGGTTGCGGCCTTCTGCCAGAAAGTGATCGCCCCACGCGCCAGCGAGATCGATCAAAGCAACGCCTTCCCCCGTGATCTCTGGCCCCGGATGGGTGAGCTGGGGCTGCACGGCATCACGGTGGCCGAGGAGTATGACGGGGTAAACCTCGGCTATCTGGCCCATGTGCTGGTGATGGAGCAGGTGAGCCGCGCCAGCGCCTCGGTCGGCCTCTCCTACGGCGCCCACTCCAATCTCTGCATCAACCAGATCCACCGCCACGGCACGCCGGAGCAAAAAGCGCGCTACCTGCCGCCGCTGGTGAGCGGCGAGCATGTGGGGGCGCTGGCCATGAGTGAGCCGGGCGCAGGCTCCGATGTGGTCAGCATGCGCCTCACCGCGGTGCGCGAGGGGGATCACTTCGTGCTCAATGGCAACAAGATGTGGATCACCAACGGCCCGGATGCCGACACCTTCGTCATCTATGCCAAGACAGATGCCAGTGCAGGCCCCAAAGGGATTTCCGCCTTTATCGTCGAGGCGGAGACTCCCGGTTTTTCTACCGCCCAGAAGCTCGACAAGCTGGGGATGCGCGGCTCCAGCACCTGCGAG
It encodes the following:
- a CDS encoding isovaleryl-CoA dehydrogenase gives rise to the protein MQMDETLNALTEQVAAFCQKVIAPRASEIDQSNAFPRDLWPRMGELGLHGITVAEEYDGVNLGYLAHVLVMEQVSRASASVGLSYGAHSNLCINQIHRHGTPEQKARYLPPLVSGEHVGALAMSEPGAGSDVVSMRLTAVREGDHFVLNGNKMWITNGPDADTFVIYAKTDASAGPKGISAFIVEAETPGFSTAQKLDKLGMRGSSTCELVFDNCRVPQENLLGPLHGGVKVLMSGLDYERVVLAAGPLGIMQACMDVVLPYVRERKQFGQAIGEFQLVQGKLADMYTRLASSRALVYSVASACDQGRTSRKDCAAAILFAAENATQMALDAIQLLGGNGYINEYPTGRLLRDAKLYEIGAGTSEIRRWLIGRELMGDNA